In Halostella litorea, one genomic interval encodes:
- a CDS encoding ParA family protein, with translation MDQTHRAAAFLDKGGTGKTTTVAHLGVALEQRGNDVLLIDLAGKQGDLAKHFGVWEDYQEEIEQDEAWPNISTVFDDAWGTIAEKLGEDPVADLVVETDEGVDLIPAHPGLDTLDSELGNIDDARQRYSRLEEFLDEYVDPLGYDVVLIDLPGMTNNVSYNGLWAAGHAITPVEMGPFEAEQADALRRDLEKIAANFEVEIELALVLPNKVDTRTNLAEEYLAAFQDEYPDAIAPDYVPYSQDIRNAAQRGMTAFALEEPSSTAEHAREAYLGAADTLVDRLGGEDDV, from the coding sequence ATGGACCAAACACACCGCGCAGCTGCGTTTCTCGATAAAGGAGGGACCGGCAAGACGACGACAGTAGCACACCTCGGCGTGGCGCTCGAACAGCGAGGCAACGATGTACTCCTAATCGACCTCGCAGGGAAGCAGGGTGACCTGGCCAAACACTTCGGCGTGTGGGAAGACTACCAAGAGGAAATCGAACAGGACGAAGCTTGGCCGAACATTAGTACGGTGTTCGACGATGCGTGGGGCACTATCGCCGAGAAGTTGGGCGAGGACCCGGTCGCCGACCTCGTCGTTGAGACTGACGAGGGTGTGGATCTTATCCCTGCACACCCAGGGCTCGACACCCTGGATTCGGAGCTCGGCAACATCGATGACGCCCGGCAGCGGTACAGCCGGCTGGAGGAATTTCTTGACGAGTACGTGGATCCGCTCGGCTACGACGTCGTGCTCATTGACCTCCCGGGGATGACGAACAACGTTTCATACAACGGGCTTTGGGCAGCAGGCCACGCGATCACACCAGTTGAGATGGGCCCATTCGAAGCCGAACAGGCTGACGCCCTTCGTCGGGACCTGGAGAAGATCGCTGCGAACTTCGAGGTGGAGATCGAGCTGGCACTGGTGCTGCCGAACAAGGTGGACACTCGTACCAACCTCGCTGAAGAGTACCTCGCTGCGTTCCAAGATGAGTATCCCGACGCTATCGCTCCTGATTACGTACCGTACTCACAGGACATCAGGAATGCCGCTCAGCGAGGCATGACGGCATTTGCTCTCGAAGAGCCATCCAGTACGGCGGAACACGCCCGCGAGGCGTACCTCGGTGCTGCAGACACGTTGGTGGACCGTCTGGGAGGTGAGGACGATGTCTGA
- a CDS encoding type II toxin-antitoxin system VapC family toxin, giving the protein MICLDNDIFSRYASEKPYPAVDQYLTEHSEEAWILPSMVLFEYLKRYDSHNTIQTHRQNAEQSVNAVADLSADVATEAANIQARLATANTSLDLADLLIAATAREYGATLATANKNDFDKRAVHELIDIDIVDVGGG; this is encoded by the coding sequence ATGATCTGCCTGGACAACGACATTTTCAGCCGTTACGCATCTGAAAAACCGTATCCTGCTGTCGATCAATACCTCACAGAGCATTCTGAAGAGGCTTGGATTCTTCCTTCGATGGTTCTCTTCGAGTATCTCAAACGGTATGACTCCCACAACACCATTCAAACTCATCGGCAAAATGCAGAACAATCTGTCAATGCCGTTGCTGATCTGAGTGCGGATGTCGCAACCGAAGCGGCGAATATCCAAGCGAGACTTGCAACAGCAAATACCAGTTTAGACCTCGCAGACCTACTGATCGCCGCGACTGCACGAGAATATGGTGCGACCCTCGCAACAGCAAATAAGAATGATTTTGACAAACGAGCCGTCCACGAGTTGATAGACATCGATATCGTGGATGTAGGTGGGGGGTGA
- a CDS encoding DUF7557 family protein: MSSSIRISDETKKKLELVKQDDETFDELLDRLATTEKDIKEKGGFADDSVVADMEQARNEMNQSLEERSNQQA; encoded by the coding sequence TGAGCAGCTCAATCCGAATCTCCGACGAGACGAAGAAAAAACTCGAATTAGTAAAACAGGATGACGAGACGTTCGACGAACTCCTTGATAGACTTGCTACAACGGAGAAGGACATTAAGGAGAAAGGCGGGTTCGCTGACGACAGCGTGGTCGCAGATATGGAGCAAGCTCGTAACGAGATGAATCAGTCACTCGAGGAACGTTCCAATCAGCAGGCATGA
- a CDS encoding tyrosine-type recombinase/integrase, with protein MELDDAVDEYTTFVGTPSYETSVRTMFSRAGPFLKDRRVTTVGDITVRDCREFAKELKRCVDEGEIAKSTSVTYYESFRAWLSFCVRDEMIDENPAAKRRAEEPLPEPNQETTQQFWDREDREAILDAVDDQAADAMDEIDSNGWAPSFRNRSLTYVLSYTGSRITETVASSRDEERNGIRWTDVDLDEGAIRVFGKNREYEAMQLPSPAAAVLDEYRQIVEPASDQWPVFPSGSPPHLYTEAHQQLADRGLDEADREELLEGRDIYEVFREETLIPPSLTGSGFRYGFWHDFVDEYGLHIDGERPKFHAARRGLGDELYRENPRLAQSALRHNDLRTTHKSYSHIQASETAEEVEEMMDADDPRGFLQDDEGDSHL; from the coding sequence ATGGAGCTTGACGACGCCGTTGACGAGTACACGACCTTCGTCGGGACCCCATCGTACGAGACAAGCGTTCGCACGATGTTCAGCAGAGCAGGTCCCTTCCTGAAGGACCGACGCGTCACTACGGTCGGTGACATCACCGTCCGGGACTGTCGGGAGTTTGCGAAAGAACTCAAACGGTGCGTGGACGAAGGAGAGATCGCTAAATCGACCTCGGTGACCTACTACGAATCGTTCCGCGCGTGGCTCAGTTTCTGCGTCCGCGACGAGATGATCGACGAGAACCCGGCCGCGAAACGCCGCGCCGAAGAACCACTCCCGGAACCGAATCAGGAGACGACACAGCAGTTCTGGGACCGGGAGGACAGGGAGGCCATCCTCGACGCAGTTGACGACCAGGCCGCCGACGCGATGGACGAGATCGACAGCAACGGGTGGGCTCCGTCCTTCCGAAACCGCTCGCTCACGTATGTGCTCAGCTACACCGGGTCTCGCATCACCGAAACCGTCGCGTCATCGAGAGACGAAGAGCGCAACGGCATCCGCTGGACCGACGTGGACCTGGACGAGGGCGCGATCCGAGTGTTCGGAAAGAACCGGGAGTACGAGGCCATGCAACTCCCGTCGCCAGCAGCTGCCGTTCTCGACGAATACAGACAGATCGTAGAACCGGCCAGCGACCAGTGGCCGGTGTTCCCGTCCGGGTCCCCGCCGCATCTGTACACCGAGGCGCATCAGCAGCTGGCCGACCGCGGCCTCGACGAGGCCGACCGCGAAGAACTCCTGGAGGGTCGGGACATCTACGAGGTGTTCCGAGAGGAAACACTGATCCCTCCGTCATTGACGGGTTCAGGATTCAGATATGGCTTCTGGCACGACTTCGTAGACGAGTACGGCCTCCACATCGACGGTGAGCGACCGAAGTTCCACGCCGCCCGTCGTGGTCTCGGCGACGAACTCTACCGGGAGAACCCGCGACTGGCACAGTCAGCGCTCCGTCACAACGACCTGCGGACAACGCACAAGTCCTACTCACACATCCAGGCCAGCGAGACGGCCGAGGAGGTTGAGGAGATGATGGACGCTGATGACCCGCGCGGGTTCCTCCAGGACGACGAGGGCGATTCGCACCTATAG